One genomic region from Clostridium saccharobutylicum DSM 13864 encodes:
- a CDS encoding glutaredoxin family protein: MIKVYTTDSCPWCVKVKNYLKSENLEFEELNVQDDMEAREEMIKKSHQMGVPVLDINDNIIIGFDKPSILKALGNK; the protein is encoded by the coding sequence ATGATAAAAGTATATACTACTGATTCTTGCCCTTGGTGTGTTAAGGTAAAAAATTATCTTAAATCAGAAAATCTTGAATTTGAAGAATTAAATGTTCAAGATGATATGGAAGCTAGAGAAGAAATGATAAAAAAATCTCATCAAATGGGAGTTCCTGTTTTAGATATCAATGATAATATTATTATAGGTTTTGATAAACCGTCTATATTAAAGGCTTTAGGCAATAAATAG
- the disA gene encoding DNA integrity scanning diadenylate cyclase DisA: MRIEKGIGIKDVLKIMCPGTQLREGLENILRAKTGGLIVIGDDEEVMELVDGGFYINSDYTPSYVYELAKMDGAIVITGDLKKIVCANTQLIPDSSIPTYETGTRHRTAHRVARQTNNIVVAISQRRNIITVYKGDIKYVLRESSVILSKANQAIQTLEKYVSVLDRVTNNLNLLEFQDLTTLFDVVTAIQRTEMVMRIVEEINMYILELGNEGRLISMQLNELVKHIERDGILLIKDYCNDELQYNDVYEHIQRLNSSELVDLDAIARALGHGGIPLVDTLISPKGYRVLSKVPRIPSNVIDNLIKEFKELSSVIDADIDDLDKVEGIGEARATAIKDGLKRIKEQITLKKEI, encoded by the coding sequence ATGAGAATAGAAAAGGGAATAGGAATAAAAGATGTCTTAAAGATAATGTGCCCAGGCACTCAACTAAGGGAAGGTCTTGAAAATATATTAAGAGCAAAAACTGGAGGATTAATAGTAATTGGGGACGATGAAGAGGTCATGGAATTAGTTGATGGAGGATTTTACATTAATTCTGATTATACTCCATCGTATGTGTATGAGTTAGCTAAAATGGATGGTGCAATAGTAATAACAGGAGATTTAAAAAAAATAGTTTGCGCTAATACGCAATTAATACCGGATTCATCAATTCCAACATACGAAACTGGAACTAGGCATAGAACAGCACATAGAGTTGCTAGGCAAACAAATAATATAGTGGTCGCTATTTCTCAAAGAAGAAATATAATAACTGTATATAAAGGTGATATAAAATATGTATTAAGAGAAAGCAGCGTAATTTTAAGCAAGGCAAATCAAGCTATTCAAACTTTAGAAAAATATGTGTCAGTTCTTGATAGAGTTACTAACAATTTAAATTTGCTAGAATTTCAAGATTTAACGACACTGTTTGATGTAGTTACTGCAATACAAAGAACTGAAATGGTCATGAGAATAGTTGAAGAAATAAATATGTATATATTAGAGCTTGGCAATGAAGGAAGATTAATATCTATGCAATTAAACGAGTTGGTTAAACATATAGAAAGAGATGGAATATTGCTAATCAAGGATTATTGTAATGATGAATTACAATATAATGATGTATATGAACATATTCAAAGGTTAAATTCATCTGAATTAGTGGATTTAGATGCAATAGCACGAGCTTTAGGTCATGGTGGAATTCCACTTGTAGATACATTAATATCACCAAAAGGTTATAGAGTGTTAAGTAAAGTTCCTAGGATACCATCGAATGTAATTGATAATCTTATTAAGGAATTTAAAGAATTAAGTAGCGTTATAGATGCGGATATAGATGACCTTGACAAAGTTGAGGGAATAGGAGAAGCAAGAGCAACTGCTATTAAAGATGGATTGAAACGTATAAAAGAGCAAATAACATTAAAAAAAGAAATATGA
- the trxB gene encoding thioredoxin-disulfide reductase: protein MSKNTKELDLIIIGGGPAGLTAAMYAGRAKLNTLLLENKLLGGQVRNSYSIENYPGFKSIKGGELADIFQSQAESLGATIDEFDLIENIDLSDDKKIIETETCIYKPKAVIIATGATPKKLPIPEEKEFEGKGIHYCAVCDGAMYEGKKIAVVGGGNSALEEAIFLTRFAEKIYIIRRYDYFKGEQSLIDEVFRHPKIEVLLNEDLIGVKGTTFLESVTIKNTKTGKTCDLNVEAVFGYIGTEPKTDEVKKYLNLNEQGYIITDEDMQTNIKGVYAAGDVREKKYRQITTAVADGTIALLNAEKYILQKNN, encoded by the coding sequence ATGAGTAAAAATACAAAGGAATTAGATTTGATTATAATTGGTGGTGGTCCAGCAGGGCTTACAGCAGCCATGTATGCAGGAAGAGCCAAGCTAAATACATTGTTATTAGAAAATAAACTATTAGGTGGTCAGGTTAGAAATAGCTATAGCATAGAAAATTATCCTGGATTTAAAAGCATAAAGGGTGGAGAATTGGCTGATATTTTTCAATCTCAAGCTGAATCACTAGGAGCAACAATAGATGAGTTTGATTTAATTGAAAATATAGATCTTTCAGATGATAAAAAAATAATTGAAACTGAAACTTGTATATATAAACCTAAGGCAGTGATAATTGCTACTGGAGCTACGCCTAAAAAATTACCTATTCCAGAGGAAAAGGAATTTGAAGGTAAGGGTATTCATTACTGTGCTGTTTGTGATGGTGCAATGTATGAAGGAAAGAAGATAGCGGTTGTAGGCGGAGGAAATTCAGCATTGGAAGAAGCTATATTTTTAACAAGATTTGCTGAAAAAATATATATAATAAGAAGATATGATTATTTTAAAGGTGAGCAGTCGTTAATAGACGAAGTGTTTAGACATCCTAAAATAGAAGTGTTATTAAATGAGGATTTAATAGGAGTAAAAGGTACAACATTTTTAGAATCAGTTACAATAAAAAATACAAAGACTGGAAAGACTTGCGATTTAAATGTAGAAGCTGTATTTGGATATATAGGAACAGAACCCAAAACTGATGAAGTAAAAAAATATTTAAATTTAAATGAACAGGGATATATAATTACGGATGAGGATATGCAAACAAATATAAAAGGTGTATATGCAGCAGGTGATGTTAGAGAAAAGAAATACAGACAAATTACTACAGCAGTTGCTGATGGTACAATAGCTTTATTGAATGCAGAAAAATATATATTACAAAAGAATAACTAA
- the radA gene encoding DNA repair protein RadA, translating to MKQKTLYRCSNCGFESIKWLGKCPTCNSWNTLDEIIIDMKTSISKVSQSSKKPIKKLFEVISNKSDRIITGINEFDRVMGGGIVKDSISIITARPGAGKSTLLLQISDAVAKKGCKVIYASGEESDSQIKNRADRILETINKDIWVLQETSLDNVLYSVEEVDPDLLIIDSIQTFTIEKALPARAGSPTQTMECANALLKIAKNENKPRAVIIVGQMTKNDELAGLRALEHLVDTVLIIEDDNDEELRVLVSSKNRFGGIENGFFQMCENGMISIDNPSEFFMTKREDDEIVSGSALTVIKEGTRAIITEIESLVSKSFTPYPTRIGETLGKDKLNTLISILEQRGGINLYDKNVIIKTTGGIKIREQGINLAVIMSIVSSVKQRGIESTIAFIADVGLTGELKKVPSLESRVKELARMGFKRVYVPKDSFMRGYNKSDGIEIIELKTLNQVIQHVYN from the coding sequence ATGAAACAAAAAACATTATACAGATGTTCAAATTGTGGATTTGAAAGTATAAAATGGTTAGGAAAATGCCCGACATGCAATAGTTGGAATACATTAGATGAGATAATAATTGATATGAAAACCTCAATATCAAAAGTATCTCAATCATCTAAAAAACCGATCAAAAAACTTTTCGAAGTTATTTCAAATAAAAGTGATAGAATTATTACTGGAATAAATGAATTTGATAGAGTAATGGGAGGCGGAATTGTAAAAGATTCAATCTCAATTATAACTGCAAGACCAGGAGCTGGAAAATCAACACTTCTTCTTCAAATTTCAGATGCTGTAGCTAAAAAAGGCTGTAAGGTTATTTACGCTTCAGGAGAAGAGAGCGACAGTCAAATAAAGAACAGAGCAGATAGAATTCTTGAAACAATTAATAAGGATATATGGGTACTTCAAGAAACAAGTTTAGATAATGTATTATATTCAGTCGAAGAGGTAGATCCAGATTTATTAATTATAGATAGTATTCAAACATTCACTATTGAAAAAGCATTACCAGCGAGAGCGGGATCACCAACTCAAACTATGGAGTGTGCGAATGCATTACTTAAGATAGCTAAAAATGAGAATAAGCCAAGAGCTGTTATTATAGTAGGACAAATGACAAAGAATGATGAGCTTGCGGGATTAAGAGCATTGGAGCATTTAGTTGACACAGTTCTTATTATAGAAGATGATAATGATGAAGAATTACGTGTACTTGTTAGTTCAAAAAATAGGTTCGGTGGTATTGAAAACGGATTTTTTCAAATGTGTGAGAATGGTATGATTTCAATAGATAACCCATCAGAATTTTTTATGACAAAGCGTGAAGATGACGAAATAGTATCAGGAAGTGCATTAACCGTGATAAAGGAAGGAACAAGGGCAATTATAACTGAAATAGAGAGTCTTGTTTCTAAAAGTTTCACTCCATATCCAACCAGGATAGGTGAAACACTAGGAAAAGATAAATTAAATACCTTGATATCTATATTAGAACAACGTGGTGGGATTAATTTATATGATAAAAATGTAATTATAAAAACTACAGGTGGAATAAAAATAAGAGAACAAGGAATTAATTTAGCTGTAATAATGAGTATAGTATCATCTGTAAAGCAGCGTGGAATAGAATCAACTATAGCATTTATAGCTGATGTAGGATTAACTGGGGAATTAAAAAAAGTGCCTTCATTAGAAAGTAGAGTTAAAGAATTAGCAAGAATGGGATTTAAACGAGTTTATGTTCCTAAAGATTCATTTATGAGAGGTTATAATAAGTCTGATGGAATAGAAATAATTGAATTAAAAACATTAAATCAGGTAATTCAGCATGTATATAATTAA
- a CDS encoding ATP-dependent Clp protease ATP-binding subunit: MEYNKLTERAQMVILEAENESEKFKHGYVGTEHVLLGILKEEGYSAKLLKKYGIDIENIRDMVQKYLGYGDIIKSEEDILLTPRTKRLLDESFEEAKKLNHKYVSPEHILFALLNQEEGMAYTILKSLKLNFLGISRELNKFLSGNYEDKSSDADAPNNKKEKTPMLDKYGRDLTQLAREEVLDPVVGREIENQRVLEILCRRIKNNPCLIGEPGVGKTAVVEGLAQRIVEGNIPETLKNKRVISLDLTSMIAGAKYRGEFEERLKKTMEEIRKDKNVIVFIDEIHTIIGAGGAEGAIDASNILKPALARGEIQCIGATTIDEYRKYIEKDSALERRFQPVMVGEPSKDETLQILKGLRDKYEAHHRVKITDEALEAAVNLSDRYITDRYMPDKAIDLIDEGSAKVRIQNLTTPPDLKDLEEKIDNIDKEKEDAIRVQAFERAAHLRDQERALKEQLDNMKKDWRTHNSVQELVVDAEKIASVVSTWTKIPIQKLTESESEKLLNLENILHKRVVGQHEAVKSIARAVRRARVGIKDPNRPIGSFIFLGPTGVGKTELSKALAEAMFGDENSIIRVDMSEYMESHSVAKLIGAPPGYVGHEDGGQLTEAVRRKPYSIVLLDEIEKAHPDIFNVLLQIMEDGRLTDGKGKVVNFKNTIIIMTSNVGAHEIKKQKSIGFNNSVNTESEYEKMKENILEELKRTFKPEFLNRIDDTIVFHKLSDEDLDKIMDLMLASIRTRLQGRDIYLNFEDDSKKFLLNKGIDLDYGARPLRRLIIKEVEDRLSEEILQGNIKIGDKIKVNELENKLVFSKLA; encoded by the coding sequence ATGGAATATAACAAATTAACGGAAAGAGCACAGATGGTAATTTTAGAAGCTGAAAATGAATCAGAAAAATTTAAGCATGGTTATGTGGGGACAGAACATGTTTTACTTGGAATTTTAAAAGAAGAAGGGTATTCAGCTAAATTGTTGAAAAAATATGGAATTGATATTGAAAATATAAGGGATATGGTTCAAAAATATCTTGGATATGGAGATATTATAAAATCAGAAGAAGATATTTTGTTGACACCTAGAACTAAAAGGTTACTTGATGAGAGCTTTGAAGAAGCTAAGAAATTAAATCATAAGTATGTTAGTCCAGAGCATATCTTATTTGCTTTACTTAATCAGGAAGAAGGCATGGCATACACAATTTTAAAAAGTTTAAAATTAAATTTTTTGGGTATAAGTAGAGAATTGAATAAATTTTTATCAGGCAACTATGAGGACAAATCAAGTGATGCAGATGCTCCAAATAATAAAAAGGAAAAAACACCTATGCTAGATAAGTATGGAAGAGACTTAACGCAGTTAGCACGAGAAGAAGTATTAGATCCTGTAGTTGGGAGAGAGATAGAAAATCAAAGAGTATTAGAGATTCTTTGCAGAAGAATTAAAAATAATCCTTGTCTAATTGGAGAACCAGGAGTAGGTAAAACTGCAGTTGTTGAAGGATTAGCACAGAGAATAGTTGAAGGAAATATACCGGAAACACTTAAAAATAAAAGGGTTATTTCTTTAGATTTGACATCTATGATTGCAGGAGCAAAATATAGAGGTGAATTTGAAGAACGATTAAAGAAAACAATGGAAGAAATTCGTAAGGATAAAAACGTTATTGTATTCATAGATGAAATCCATACAATAATTGGAGCAGGTGGAGCAGAAGGTGCTATTGATGCATCTAATATATTAAAACCAGCGTTAGCAAGAGGCGAAATTCAATGTATTGGAGCAACAACCATTGATGAATATAGGAAGTATATTGAGAAAGATTCAGCGCTTGAAAGAAGATTTCAACCAGTAATGGTGGGAGAACCATCAAAAGATGAAACCTTGCAAATTTTAAAGGGCTTGAGAGATAAGTATGAAGCTCACCATAGGGTTAAAATTACAGATGAGGCATTAGAAGCAGCTGTAAATTTATCAGATAGATATATAACAGATAGGTATATGCCAGATAAAGCTATTGATTTAATAGATGAGGGATCTGCCAAAGTAAGGATACAAAACTTAACAACTCCTCCAGACCTAAAGGATTTAGAAGAAAAAATAGATAATATAGATAAGGAAAAAGAAGATGCTATAAGAGTTCAAGCTTTTGAAAGAGCAGCACATTTGAGAGATCAAGAGAGAGCATTGAAAGAACAATTAGACAATATGAAAAAAGATTGGAGAACTCACAACTCAGTTCAAGAATTAGTTGTAGATGCAGAAAAAATAGCAAGTGTAGTATCAACTTGGACTAAAATTCCAATTCAAAAGTTAACTGAATCAGAAAGTGAGAAGTTATTAAATCTAGAAAATATACTTCATAAAAGAGTAGTTGGGCAGCATGAAGCCGTAAAATCGATAGCTAGAGCGGTAAGGAGAGCAAGGGTTGGGATAAAAGATCCTAATAGGCCAATTGGAAGTTTTATATTCCTAGGACCTACAGGAGTTGGAAAGACTGAATTATCTAAGGCACTTGCAGAAGCAATGTTTGGTGATGAAAATAGTATTATAAGAGTTGATATGTCAGAATATATGGAAAGTCATTCAGTTGCTAAATTAATTGGAGCGCCTCCAGGATATGTGGGTCATGAAGATGGTGGTCAGCTTACAGAGGCAGTTAGAAGAAAACCATATTCAATAGTGCTTTTAGATGAGATTGAAAAGGCTCATCCAGATATATTTAATGTCTTACTTCAAATTATGGAAGATGGAAGACTTACAGATGGTAAAGGTAAGGTTGTTAACTTTAAAAATACAATAATAATAATGACTTCAAATGTTGGTGCACATGAAATTAAAAAACAGAAGAGTATAGGATTTAATAATAGTGTTAATACTGAATCTGAATATGAAAAAATGAAAGAAAACATATTGGAAGAATTAAAGAGAACATTTAAGCCAGAATTTTTAAATAGAATTGATGATACAATAGTATTCCATAAATTAAGTGATGAGGATTTAGATAAAATTATGGATTTAATGTTAGCATCAATAAGAACAAGACTTCAAGGTAGAGATATTTATTTAAATTTCGAAGATGATAGCAAAAAGTTCCTATTGAATAAAGGTATTGATCTTGATTATGGTGCAAGACCATTAAGAAGACTTATTATAAAAGAAGTTGAAGATAGATTAAGCGAAGAAATATTGCAAGGAAATATAAAAATTGGAGATAAAATAAAAGTTAATGAATTAGAAAATAAACTTGTTTTCAGTAAATTAGCTTAA